The segment GGTCGTTGCCCGATCCGAAAAGAGAGGGAAGGCGCAACTTGAGAGCAGCGATACCAGCCTCTGTATTCCAAGGGCGCGAGCGGCGGAGAGTACTGCTGTATTGATCAGCACATTGTCCTCAAAGAAACGGCTATTACAGGCGGCATTGGCCTTTACGCCTCCGACCGCACCAGCCAGATGAAGGATTTGCCCTGGCCGAATATCTGTTATCAGCCGTTGCGCAACGCTGCGGTCGCGGAGATCTCCGTCTGCGCGCGAGAGATAGATCGCGTCAGGACGGATCTTCCGAATGGCCGATCCCAGCAACCCGGTTCCGCCAGTGACCAGCAGCGGGCCTGTCATGCGGCCTCCAGGACGATTTGCGAAATTGCGGCGACATCGTCCGGCGTCAGCGCCGCATGGTTCGGGAGGAAGAAGCCGCAGTGATGAATGCGATCGGCTACAGGGAAACTGGTCGCTCCGTATCGACTGGTCCAAAACGGGTGGAGGCCGAGATTCCCCGCGGAGAAAATACGAGTTTCCACGCCTCGCGCGACGAGCGCTTGAACGATCCGCTGGCGTTGCTGGCGGGATTCCGCCAGCAAGCCGACCGAAATACTGGCGACCTGACTATTCTTCGGGGCCCGTTGGACATAGAAGCTGGAACTGAGACGATCCAGGTAACGCCCGTGATTCGCCCGACGCTGTTCCGTCATCCAATCCAGTTTCTCCACTTGCCCGATTCCAATGAAGGCGTTCAGATCGGTCGAGCGAAGATTGAATCCCGGTTCGTAGAAGACGAACGGAGAGTGAAAGTCATCGATCAGGTGTTGTGTGACCAGTCCACGATGGGTCGCGGTATCCAGATCCTTGCTCCACCCGTGACTCCGAAGCATCAGGAGGAGATCGGCGAGGGCTTTGTCATTGGTCGAGACCATGCCGCCTTCGATGGTCGACATTTGATGGCCGAAATAGAAGGAGAAACTTGCCATATCGCCGAATGAGCCGACTTTGCGTCCTTCATAGCTCGCGCCGATCGCGGCACAGGCGTCTTCCAGTAAGATGAATCCATAGCGTTCTTTCAGCGCCATCAGTTCCCGCATCTTATGCGGGACACCCAAGACCTGAACGAGCATGACCGTCTGCGGTTGATGCTGTTTCAAGAGCGCTTCAA is part of the Nitrospira sp. genome and harbors:
- a CDS encoding aminotransferase class I/II-fold pyridoxal phosphate-dependent enzyme translates to MEGRHSLQQAMNPRWCLAYDTIDRQDIDRLVEWLQTYPRLTKGPITVDFESRWSQWLGASHSVFCNSGSSANLLMYYTLLASGRLRNKKVIVPSVGWVTSIAPAIQFGFEPIMCEADPDTFALDLNHLEALLKQHQPQTVMLVQVLGVPHKMRELMALKERYGFILLEDACAAIGASYEGRKVGSFGDMASFSFYFGHQMSTIEGGMVSTNDKALADLLLMLRSHGWSKDLDTATHRGLVTQHLIDDFHSPFVFYEPGFNLRSTDLNAFIGIGQVEKLDWMTEQRRANHGRYLDRLSSSFYVQRAPKNSQVASISVGLLAESRQQRQRIVQALVARGVETRIFSAGNLGLHPFWTSRYGATSFPVADRIHHCGFFLPNHAALTPDDVAAISQIVLEAA